One part of the Phycisphaeraceae bacterium genome encodes these proteins:
- a CDS encoding aminotransferase class I/II-fold pyridoxal phosphate-dependent enzyme, with the protein MSAKQNPVDLRSDTVTKPDPVMREAMANAQVGDDVLEGDPTVRALEERVAALFGKEAALFVPSGTMANQLALRSQTNPSEAVICHEESHVIFYETGAPAAISGVMCAAARGKQGIFDVDEINRLFRDNEAHNAPTTLLVLENTHNRGGGSVWPIEQYARVCTHARGRGLRVHLDGARIWNAVAATGINEREWGKHADSISCCFSKGLGAPIGSALIGDNVTITRARRFRKMLGGSMRQAGIIAAAAMHAVEHNRARLKDDHRRTSRLAELVSSSAHARIHEGCPQTNMIYFDLVGDFPSAAEMCKVFGEAGVLMLPEGMSTIRAVCHLHITDDDIERAGNVIVNTLG; encoded by the coding sequence ATGAGTGCCAAGCAGAACCCAGTCGATCTTCGCAGCGACACAGTGACCAAGCCCGACCCTGTCATGCGCGAGGCTATGGCAAACGCGCAGGTCGGTGACGATGTGCTTGAGGGTGATCCAACCGTTCGTGCGCTGGAAGAGCGCGTTGCTGCATTGTTCGGTAAGGAAGCTGCGCTGTTCGTCCCTTCCGGCACAATGGCAAACCAGCTCGCGCTGCGATCACAGACAAATCCCAGTGAAGCAGTTATCTGCCATGAGGAGAGTCATGTCATCTTCTATGAGACCGGCGCTCCCGCTGCGATCTCTGGTGTGATGTGCGCTGCGGCTCGTGGGAAACAGGGCATCTTTGATGTAGACGAGATCAACAGACTCTTCCGCGATAATGAAGCTCACAATGCGCCAACAACACTTCTGGTTCTCGAGAACACGCATAATCGTGGTGGTGGATCAGTCTGGCCGATCGAGCAATATGCCCGTGTCTGCACACATGCAAGAGGGCGCGGGCTTCGTGTTCACCTTGACGGCGCACGTATCTGGAACGCTGTCGCAGCAACAGGTATCAATGAACGCGAGTGGGGGAAGCATGCAGACTCGATCTCGTGTTGTTTTTCGAAAGGGCTCGGTGCACCGATTGGTTCAGCACTGATTGGTGATAATGTAACCATCACAAGAGCACGACGGTTTCGCAAAATGCTCGGTGGTTCCATGCGCCAAGCGGGCATCATTGCCGCAGCAGCCATGCACGCTGTCGAGCACAATCGGGCTCGGTTGAAGGACGACCACAGACGAACCTCACGACTTGCTGAGTTGGTGTCATCTTCTGCTCATGCGAGGATTCATGAAGGGTGCCCGCAGACAAACATGATCTACTTTGATCTTGTTGGAGATTTCCCATCTGCAGCGGAGATGTGCAAGGTCTTTGGTGAGGCGGGAGTGTTGATGCTGCCCGAGGGTATGAGCACGATTCGTGCGGTATGCCACTTGCACATTACCGATGATGATATTGAGCGGGCTGGGAACGTGATCGTTAACACGCTTGGTTGA
- a CDS encoding tetratricopeptide repeat protein encodes MGEWNDAEHHVERAHAFFEAGHWDEAESELRYALSIDPHQPEWHFNLGLTLDAAGRHADARRAFIRSHELSPDHSAAPLMVGMMHTREGNDAASISWFEKAASIVPDDPTPLVQHIAALTRLGEHDKAEVVYYLAQQTCDDSADLHAAIAESLIARGLPERAIWCLREAGKIDPRLPGVWSRLAEVFASTGRLERARQLFLKEVRTHPGKIEAMIGLGKVLRELGRVTEADEKFRQVLELVPDHLEAHDLLASLALHVGNNERAIEFFDVLVKLDPEVFGVRRRLGEILLKRNAQGDLQRARELLLAEHTLMRNQPQLFSDEAVEHLSGLLMDAGLAAEAVRAAKVNLERRPGAAQAMHLLSAACFQAGDDERASDAARRALRLAPTMVGPMYNLALSSIRQKQWNRARYWVRQARQVDPDDATVRRLRLMLIMHTGLEVMTGIGHVCRRLVTRTRVS; translated from the coding sequence ATGGGCGAGTGGAATGATGCTGAACACCACGTTGAACGTGCACATGCGTTCTTCGAGGCTGGGCATTGGGACGAGGCGGAGTCCGAGCTTCGCTATGCGCTGTCCATTGATCCCCACCAACCCGAGTGGCACTTCAACCTGGGGCTGACGCTGGATGCTGCGGGCAGGCATGCAGACGCGCGCAGGGCATTCATCCGCTCGCACGAGCTCTCGCCAGACCACTCAGCTGCTCCACTTATGGTGGGGATGATGCACACCCGTGAGGGCAACGACGCTGCAAGTATCTCATGGTTTGAGAAAGCAGCATCAATTGTGCCTGATGATCCAACGCCACTCGTGCAGCACATCGCTGCACTGACGCGGCTGGGAGAGCACGACAAGGCTGAAGTGGTGTACTATCTAGCCCAGCAGACGTGCGATGATTCTGCAGATCTTCACGCCGCAATTGCTGAATCACTTATCGCCAGAGGGCTTCCTGAGCGTGCGATCTGGTGCTTGCGTGAGGCTGGAAAGATCGACCCAAGACTGCCGGGCGTCTGGTCGCGGCTAGCCGAGGTGTTTGCATCCACAGGCCGGCTTGAACGGGCTCGCCAGTTGTTCCTGAAGGAAGTGCGAACCCATCCAGGCAAGATTGAGGCAATGATTGGGCTGGGCAAGGTCTTGCGTGAGCTTGGCCGTGTGACCGAAGCCGACGAGAAGTTCCGCCAGGTGCTTGAACTGGTGCCGGATCATCTTGAGGCTCATGACCTGCTTGCGTCACTGGCGCTGCATGTTGGAAATAACGAACGGGCGATTGAGTTCTTTGATGTCCTTGTCAAACTCGACCCCGAGGTCTTTGGTGTGCGTCGACGGCTTGGTGAGATTCTGTTGAAACGGAATGCGCAGGGCGATCTTCAGCGGGCTCGTGAGCTGTTGCTTGCTGAACACACCCTCATGCGGAATCAGCCACAGCTGTTCAGCGACGAAGCTGTCGAGCACCTGTCCGGGCTTCTTATGGATGCTGGACTTGCAGCCGAAGCCGTCAGGGCTGCCAAAGTCAATCTGGAGCGCCGGCCGGGGGCGGCTCAGGCAATGCATCTGCTTAGCGCTGCGTGTTTCCAGGCCGGTGACGATGAGCGTGCCTCAGATGCTGCCAGACGGGCTCTCAGGCTCGCTCCGACGATGGTTGGCCCGATGTACAACCTTGCCCTCTCAAGCATTCGCCAAAAGCAATGGAATCGGGCACGGTACTGGGTCAGACAGGCAAGGCAGGTCGACCCCGATGATGCGACTGTGCGAAGGCTCAGGCTGATGCTGATAATGCATACAGGGCTTGAGGTCATGACGGGAATTGGCCACGTCTGCCGTCGGCTTGTTACACGGACCCGAGTGTCCTGA
- a CDS encoding protein kinase: protein MEPVSSGSPMVGPYKITGVLPASRWGQRWLAFHEGRQCPFMLYQFEGFAKKTDQRRFITAFEKLSALEHPHLLSLMEFAFDGNTDSALLVTPYPATHDGLLTMSRLLGQKQGRMPVPEVRRAIVQLLETLQFVHDRDLLHGPLSLDEILVDPHGSLIIDLYGFRRTVEGIHNDSLFDRADEVRSIVEMAYTLITGLSAEAPRIRMESVRGRSDRSLDTWIEAGLDPAAGFESATAALRALEKPDAIPHFQPVIKANTKSSSLLWRLRPSGKPKG from the coding sequence TTGGAACCAGTCTCTTCCGGATCACCCATGGTCGGTCCGTACAAAATCACCGGTGTACTTCCCGCTTCCCGATGGGGGCAGCGCTGGCTTGCGTTCCACGAGGGCAGGCAGTGTCCGTTCATGCTGTATCAGTTTGAAGGATTCGCGAAGAAAACAGATCAGCGTCGATTCATTACTGCATTCGAAAAACTCTCTGCTCTTGAGCATCCGCATCTGCTCTCGCTGATGGAGTTTGCATTCGACGGCAACACAGATTCGGCGTTGCTGGTAACGCCATACCCAGCCACGCATGATGGGTTGCTGACAATGTCACGCCTGCTCGGACAGAAGCAGGGACGCATGCCGGTGCCCGAGGTTCGGCGCGCTATCGTGCAACTCCTTGAAACACTTCAGTTTGTGCATGATCGTGATCTGCTGCACGGCCCACTCTCACTTGACGAGATACTTGTTGATCCGCATGGATCACTGATCATCGACCTGTACGGATTCCGTCGCACGGTCGAAGGCATACATAACGACAGCCTGTTCGATAGAGCGGACGAGGTTCGTTCCATTGTTGAGATGGCATACACGCTTATTACAGGGCTCTCGGCAGAAGCTCCGCGGATTCGCATGGAGTCGGTTCGCGGTCGATCTGATCGCTCGCTTGATACGTGGATCGAGGCAGGGCTCGATCCTGCTGCAGGATTTGAATCTGCGACTGCAGCACTTCGTGCTCTGGAAAAACCAGACGCGATTCCGCATTTCCAGCCAGTGATCAAAGCCAATACGAAATCTTCATCGTTGCTCTGGCGCTTGCGTCCATCAGGCAAGCCAAAGGGCTGA
- a CDS encoding DUF899 family protein, with protein MTTTSNAFDTAREVHEALMGYRKEFNEKLAAVPEEPVNDYTFMQSDGTEISLADMFGDKAELLVIHNMGIGCNYCALWADAFIGLSRHIEQRCGFYLSSPDTPEILTKRIADRGWPFKCVSVKENTFARDMGFQGATGYYPGISAFHKKPDGSIVRTGARQFCPGDDFCGIWSAFDIIKSGANGWEPK; from the coding sequence ATGACGACCACCTCGAACGCATTCGACACCGCTCGTGAGGTCCACGAGGCCCTCATGGGGTATCGTAAGGAGTTCAACGAGAAACTGGCAGCGGTCCCCGAAGAGCCAGTCAACGACTACACCTTCATGCAATCCGACGGCACAGAGATCTCGCTGGCTGACATGTTCGGCGATAAAGCAGAACTGCTGGTCATCCATAACATGGGCATCGGATGCAACTACTGCGCGCTCTGGGCGGACGCGTTCATCGGACTCTCACGCCACATTGAGCAGCGATGTGGGTTCTACCTCTCCAGCCCCGACACACCCGAGATCCTGACGAAGCGGATCGCCGATCGTGGCTGGCCGTTCAAGTGTGTGTCTGTCAAAGAGAACACGTTCGCACGCGACATGGGCTTCCAGGGAGCGACCGGCTACTACCCCGGCATCAGCGCGTTCCACAAGAAGCCGGACGGCTCCATCGTCCGCACAGGCGCACGACAGTTCTGCCCGGGCGATGACTTTTGCGGCATCTGGTCCGCGTTCGACATCATCAAAAGCGGCGCCAACGGCTGGGAACCGAAGTAA
- a CDS encoding proline--tRNA ligase: MTTRRGDIQYWSRTIIPTTREAPSDAEVPSHVLLSRAGFIRKLAAGMYDLMPMSWRVLEKIMRIVREELNAIGSSELLLPALHPMEIYEATGRAEAYGNDLFRLTDRHNRECALGPTHEEVITEMMKGSVTSYKQLPVTLYQIQTKFRDEPRPRAGLLRGREFIMKDAYSFHLTVEGKGGLNETYDDMYQAYSNIFRRCGLDFTPVEAEAGPIGGSASHEFMVNADTGEDKVLRCPETGYAANVEKCEIGERAWSFDRGTSAGLEKVHTPNMPGIEGVAEHLGATAKTMLKTIVFETKDGDGYVLAVVRGDHEVNEGKVRDVVGHPIAMADEKKAKAEGFAIGYVSPRAINGKNATLVIDPDAAQGLIDWATGSDEMDHHVKHFNWQREMGDVLNDSSRVKVADIRNAEAGDPSPRAKGVALVEQRGIEVGHIFKLGAKYSSAMDFSVLDREQKRQTVIMGCYGIGVTRTMAACVEMSHDDAGIIWPVAVAPYHVLIVLMKPDNDEHVRIATELASSLADAGVDVLIDDRIERPGVKFKDADLIGIPARITIGDKALEAGGVEFKLRSDEGKGDVVPHADVVSHVLAMFEN, from the coding sequence ATGACGACCCGCCGGGGGGATATCCAGTACTGGTCCCGGACGATCATCCCGACAACGCGCGAGGCGCCATCGGACGCGGAAGTGCCCAGCCACGTCCTGCTGAGCCGGGCCGGGTTCATACGCAAACTCGCCGCGGGCATGTACGACCTCATGCCGATGTCGTGGCGGGTGCTTGAGAAGATCATGCGGATCGTCCGTGAGGAACTCAACGCTATCGGGTCGAGCGAACTGCTCCTGCCCGCGCTCCATCCGATGGAGATCTATGAAGCGACGGGGCGTGCTGAGGCTTATGGGAACGATCTGTTCCGGTTGACGGATCGGCACAACCGCGAATGCGCCCTCGGGCCAACGCACGAGGAGGTCATCACGGAGATGATGAAGGGCTCGGTGACGAGCTACAAGCAACTCCCGGTGACGCTGTACCAGATCCAGACGAAGTTCCGCGACGAGCCCAGGCCTCGTGCCGGGTTGCTGCGCGGTCGCGAGTTCATTATGAAGGACGCCTACTCGTTCCACCTCACCGTCGAGGGGAAGGGCGGACTGAACGAGACCTACGACGACATGTACCAAGCGTACTCGAACATCTTCCGTCGTTGCGGCTTGGACTTCACGCCCGTCGAGGCGGAGGCCGGACCCATCGGCGGGTCCGCTTCGCACGAGTTCATGGTCAACGCTGATACGGGCGAAGACAAAGTGCTCCGCTGCCCTGAGACCGGATACGCAGCGAACGTCGAAAAGTGCGAGATCGGCGAGCGTGCGTGGTCGTTTGACAGAGGCACGAGCGCTGGTCTTGAAAAAGTCCACACACCGAACATGCCGGGGATCGAGGGTGTTGCCGAGCATCTTGGCGCAACAGCGAAGACCATGCTCAAGACGATTGTCTTTGAAACGAAGGATGGCGACGGGTATGTGCTGGCGGTTGTGCGGGGCGATCACGAGGTGAACGAGGGCAAGGTGCGCGATGTTGTCGGGCATCCCATCGCGATGGCGGATGAAAAGAAAGCAAAGGCCGAGGGATTTGCGATCGGGTATGTCAGCCCGCGCGCAATCAACGGGAAGAACGCGACGCTCGTGATCGATCCTGATGCTGCGCAGGGTTTGATCGACTGGGCAACAGGTTCAGACGAGATGGACCATCACGTCAAGCATTTCAACTGGCAGCGTGAGATGGGCGATGTGCTCAATGACTCATCGCGCGTGAAAGTGGCGGATATCCGCAACGCTGAGGCTGGCGATCCCTCGCCACGCGCCAAGGGTGTCGCACTGGTCGAGCAGCGAGGAATCGAGGTTGGTCACATCTTCAAGCTCGGCGCGAAGTACTCCAGCGCGATGGATTTCTCTGTGCTCGATCGCGAACAGAAGCGCCAGACCGTCATCATGGGATGCTACGGGATCGGCGTGACGCGCACAATGGCAGCGTGCGTGGAGATGAGCCACGACGACGCGGGCATCATCTGGCCGGTTGCTGTCGCGCCGTACCACGTGCTGATTGTGCTGATGAAGCCGGACAACGACGAGCACGTGCGCATCGCGACCGAACTTGCATCATCACTGGCTGATGCAGGTGTGGATGTGTTGATTGATGATCGTATCGAACGCCCGGGCGTGAAGTTCAAGGATGCCGACCTGATCGGGATTCCTGCGCGCATCACCATTGGCGACAAGGCGCTCGAAGCTGGTGGTGTCGAGTTCAAGCTTCGATCGGACGAGGGCAAGGGCGATGTCGTTCCGCACGCGGATGTTGTGTCGCACGTGCTGGCGATGTTTGAGAACTGA
- a CDS encoding tyrosine--tRNA ligase, with protein sequence MTETSTQSQTAVACPYLDELRWRGLINQCTNETELAKHLNEGSRSIYVGFDPTADSLTIGNLVAIMMLKRAQLHGHRPVIVMGGGTGLVGDPSGKSAERQLLTRKTIDDYVASQRRIFEAIMDFDVPKERRPVIVNNADWLCEMGFLDMLRDVGKHFSVNMMIQKDSVRDRLNNRDQGISFTEFSYMILQAYDFLHLYKDMGVTVQMGGSDQWGNIVAGTDLIRRIRTLVWSDAYEDGVRLQQAISPHELLASVPLDLADSIRNGIAAVGPDIDSVLDYDKLTQSFMSLVSFWEREGDPVPPFVKHHFQNHIQQLRWARQGNTFGLTTPLVTKADGGKFGKTESGAVWLTPERTSPYAFHQFWLNTSDDDAQNFLRIFTLLTQQEIADVVAAHTAEPHKRGAQKVLADHMTDLLYGAEAREGAVRTAQALFSGDIKSLSPSELDAALAEAPSSAMSRDVLTGDGTSMIDVLVQTELATSKRQAREFLQNGSVSVNGDKIGIDDALTAGHVLHGTVTAIRRGKKNWHVIRWE encoded by the coding sequence ATGACCGAGACAAGTACACAATCTCAAACTGCTGTTGCGTGCCCGTACCTCGATGAGCTCCGGTGGCGCGGTCTCATCAACCAGTGCACGAACGAGACCGAACTCGCAAAGCACCTCAATGAAGGCTCCCGGTCGATCTACGTCGGGTTCGATCCAACCGCAGACTCGCTGACCATCGGCAACCTCGTCGCGATCATGATGCTCAAGCGCGCCCAGTTGCACGGGCATCGCCCCGTCATTGTCATGGGCGGCGGCACCGGGCTTGTCGGCGATCCATCAGGCAAGAGCGCCGAGCGCCAACTCCTCACACGCAAGACAATTGATGACTACGTCGCGTCCCAGCGGCGGATCTTCGAAGCCATCATGGACTTCGACGTGCCCAAGGAACGCAGGCCGGTGATCGTGAACAACGCTGACTGGCTGTGCGAGATGGGATTCCTCGACATGCTGCGCGACGTGGGCAAGCACTTCTCTGTCAACATGATGATCCAGAAGGACTCGGTCCGCGATCGTCTCAACAATCGCGATCAGGGCATCTCGTTCACCGAGTTCTCGTACATGATCCTGCAGGCGTACGACTTCCTGCATCTGTACAAAGACATGGGTGTGACCGTGCAGATGGGCGGATCGGACCAGTGGGGGAATATCGTCGCGGGCACTGATCTGATTCGGCGTATTCGTACACTTGTGTGGTCTGATGCATACGAAGACGGAGTTAGACTCCAACAAGCTATATCACCACATGAACTTCTCGCTAGCGTACCACTAGATTTAGCAGATTCAATACGCAACGGGATAGCTGCAGTAGGGCCAGATATTGATTCCGTACTTGATTACGACAAGCTTACCCAATCATTTATGTCACTTGTGAGTTTCTGGGAACGCGAAGGAGATCCTGTTCCACCATTTGTCAAGCATCATTTTCAGAACCACATTCAGCAGCTACGTTGGGCACGTCAGGGAAATACCTTCGGTCTCACCACGCCGCTCGTCACAAAGGCTGACGGCGGAAAGTTCGGCAAGACAGAGTCCGGCGCGGTCTGGCTCACCCCTGAGCGTACCAGCCCGTACGCGTTCCACCAGTTCTGGCTCAACACATCCGACGACGATGCGCAGAACTTCCTTCGCATCTTCACACTGCTCACCCAGCAGGAGATCGCGGATGTTGTGGCTGCCCATACCGCTGAGCCGCACAAGCGCGGCGCACAGAAAGTTCTCGCGGATCACATGACAGACCTGCTGTATGGTGCTGAAGCTCGCGAGGGCGCAGTCCGCACAGCGCAGGCGCTGTTCTCGGGTGATATCAAATCACTGTCACCGTCCGAACTGGATGCAGCACTCGCTGAAGCGCCGAGTTCTGCGATGTCGCGCGATGTGCTCACGGGCGATGGCACTTCAATGATCGACGTGCTCGTGCAGACAGAACTCGCAACGTCGAAGCGTCAGGCTCGTGAGTTTCTCCAGAACGGGTCCGTGTCTGTCAACGGTGACAAGATCGGGATTGATGATGCGCTGACAGCTGGCCACGTGCTCCACGGCACGGTCACCGCGATCCGTCGCGGCAAGAAGAACTGGCACGTCATTCGGTGGGAATAG
- the polA gene encoding DNA polymerase I translates to MKTLYIIDGYAQFFRAYHAIRTPMTSPVTGEPTNMTYGFVGMLLKLLRGNEKQMQAVGGKPDYITVALDVSGDRGTFRSQIFEEYKANRPPPPEDLRPQVERCLKMLDAIGLVTLGAEGYEADDVIATLAEQFKDEALCVRAITKDKDLKQLLRPVKGEDASGSFALYDIHHDKVSDAEALFEETGLKPDQVGDMLALMGDNVDNVPGVEGIGPKTAAQLIAEHGSLSALLDAADSIKGKRGERLRAARDGSQLSISRKLVELDRNTPISFDLESAQTSAIRLENLIPILKELGFNRYQDEVREMFGITVPGDTDAASAKPAQKQASSDIAFGGGLFDHIAGEPSQQSAADQALADGNYICVKTKKQLDELVTALAKAPVFAVDTETTSVQPMDCELCGLSFAIEEGKGWYVPVKSAEQDTHLDAKTVLDAVRSVLEDATKPKIGHNLKYDLLVLRNSGVELRGVAMPRRDSSELAALDTMTAAWLDDATRSSYSMDALSLAYLDYAPVSISELIGKGKKQKTFDQIPLDRASAYAAEDADITFRLAEALRPRLRAGGLAELATSVEIPMVEVLAEIEYNGVYIDADELERQRARLQTRIDELKTEIQDAAMSSCGRTFEPDSPKQLGTILFNKPTDADPGLGIKPYKKLKTGPSTDAETLDRIVADRATDSPIPKLILEYRQLTKLVSTYLVALKDAINPRTGRVHTSFHQTGAATGRLSSSDPNLQNIPIRSDIGREIRKAFAAMPGHVLVCADYSQIELRLLAHLSRDKGLIEAFERGEDIHAAVAAQVNSVSIDNVTREMRARAKAVNFGIVYGITSFGLARQLDISRTEAQTIIDDYKHRFAGITTFMQECIDEAQRYGYVTTMLGRRRAIRGLDARNPSERSLAERVAINSVVQGSAADLIKLAMVDLHRIFSPNAAHWRDGKSPEIDGVRMLIQIHDELVFEAPEPVAEKVQDVVVHAMEHAMDARFDLRVPISVDSSIAPTWFDGK, encoded by the coding sequence ATGAAAACACTCTACATCATTGACGGCTACGCCCAGTTCTTCCGCGCGTACCACGCCATACGAACACCAATGACCAGCCCGGTGACGGGTGAGCCGACCAACATGACCTACGGGTTCGTCGGGATGCTGCTCAAGCTCCTGCGCGGCAACGAGAAGCAGATGCAAGCGGTGGGTGGAAAGCCCGACTACATCACGGTTGCGCTTGATGTATCGGGCGATCGCGGGACGTTCCGGTCGCAGATCTTCGAGGAGTACAAGGCCAATCGTCCGCCGCCGCCGGAAGATCTCAGGCCGCAAGTCGAGCGCTGCCTGAAGATGCTCGATGCGATCGGGCTTGTCACGCTCGGTGCAGAAGGGTACGAAGCGGACGATGTCATCGCGACGCTCGCTGAGCAGTTCAAGGATGAAGCGCTGTGCGTGCGCGCAATTACAAAGGACAAGGATCTGAAGCAGTTGCTGCGTCCGGTGAAGGGTGAGGATGCCTCGGGTTCGTTTGCTCTCTATGACATTCATCACGACAAGGTGAGTGATGCAGAAGCGCTGTTCGAGGAAACAGGGCTGAAACCGGATCAGGTTGGCGACATGCTCGCGCTCATGGGTGATAACGTCGATAACGTGCCGGGTGTTGAGGGCATCGGACCGAAGACAGCTGCGCAGCTGATCGCAGAGCATGGTTCGCTCTCGGCATTGCTTGATGCGGCAGACTCCATCAAGGGCAAACGTGGTGAGCGATTGCGCGCAGCACGCGATGGAAGCCAGCTTTCCATCTCCCGCAAGCTGGTCGAGCTTGATCGAAACACGCCGATCTCGTTCGATCTCGAATCTGCGCAGACGAGTGCAATCAGACTCGAAAACCTGATACCGATACTGAAAGAGCTCGGATTCAACCGGTATCAGGACGAAGTGCGCGAGATGTTTGGGATCACAGTGCCGGGCGATACCGATGCTGCGTCTGCAAAGCCCGCGCAGAAGCAAGCATCCAGCGATATCGCGTTTGGCGGTGGACTGTTCGATCACATCGCAGGAGAACCATCGCAGCAATCGGCAGCGGATCAGGCGCTTGCTGATGGAAACTACATCTGTGTGAAAACGAAGAAACAACTCGATGAGCTTGTGACAGCGCTTGCGAAGGCACCTGTCTTTGCGGTTGATACCGAAACGACTTCCGTCCAGCCGATGGACTGCGAGCTCTGCGGGCTTTCATTCGCTATTGAAGAAGGCAAGGGGTGGTATGTTCCTGTGAAGTCCGCGGAACAGGACACGCATCTCGACGCGAAAACTGTGCTTGATGCGGTTCGATCTGTGCTCGAAGACGCAACAAAGCCGAAGATCGGGCACAATCTGAAGTACGATCTGCTCGTGCTTCGCAACAGTGGCGTGGAGTTGCGAGGCGTTGCGATGCCGAGACGCGATTCCAGCGAGCTCGCAGCGCTCGACACGATGACTGCGGCATGGCTCGATGATGCGACACGATCTTCGTACTCGATGGACGCGCTCTCGCTGGCATATCTTGATTACGCGCCTGTGTCGATCTCGGAACTCATCGGCAAGGGCAAGAAGCAGAAGACGTTCGATCAGATCCCGCTCGATCGGGCCAGCGCGTACGCGGCCGAGGATGCCGACATCACGTTCCGGCTCGCGGAAGCGCTGCGTCCGAGACTCCGCGCGGGCGGGCTTGCCGAACTCGCGACGTCGGTAGAGATTCCAATGGTCGAGGTGCTGGCAGAGATTGAGTACAACGGCGTGTACATTGATGCTGACGAGCTCGAACGTCAGCGTGCGCGCCTGCAGACGCGTATCGATGAACTCAAGACAGAAATTCAGGACGCGGCGATGTCCTCGTGCGGGCGCACGTTCGAGCCTGACTCACCCAAGCAGCTCGGCACGATTCTGTTCAACAAGCCGACCGATGCCGACCCCGGGCTTGGGATCAAGCCGTACAAGAAGCTTAAAACAGGTCCATCGACAGATGCTGAAACGCTCGATCGGATCGTCGCAGATCGTGCGACGGACAGCCCGATCCCAAAGCTCATTCTTGAGTACCGCCAGCTCACCAAACTCGTCTCGACGTACCTCGTTGCGCTCAAGGACGCGATCAATCCTCGCACCGGACGTGTGCACACGAGCTTCCATCAGACCGGAGCTGCGACGGGCAGACTCTCGAGTTCCGATCCGAACCTGCAGAACATCCCGATTCGTTCTGACATCGGACGGGAGATACGCAAGGCATTTGCAGCAATGCCGGGACACGTGCTCGTGTGCGCGGACTATTCGCAGATCGAGCTGCGTCTGCTTGCGCATCTGTCGCGCGACAAGGGACTCATCGAAGCGTTCGAGCGCGGCGAGGACATCCATGCAGCGGTTGCTGCGCAAGTGAACAGCGTCTCGATCGATAATGTGACGCGCGAGATGCGTGCCCGCGCCAAAGCAGTCAACTTCGGGATCGTCTACGGGATCACATCGTTCGGGCTTGCGCGTCAGCTCGATATCTCACGCACCGAAGCGCAGACGATCATCGACGATTACAAGCATCGATTTGCTGGGATCACGACGTTCATGCAGGAGTGCATCGACGAGGCGCAGCGGTACGGGTATGTCACGACGATGCTAGGCCGCCGGCGTGCGATCCGCGGTCTCGATGCCAGAAATCCGAGCGAGCGATCACTCGCTGAGCGTGTCGCGATCAACTCGGTGGTGCAGGGATCAGCAGCTGATCTGATCAAGCTCGCGATGGTTGATCTGCATCGCATTTTCAGCCCCAACGCGGCACACTGGCGCGATGGAAAATCGCCCGAAATTGATGGGGTGCGCATGCTGATCCAGATCCACGACGAACTGGTCTTTGAAGCGCCCGAGCCGGTTGCCGAGAAGGTGCAGGATGTTGTTGTCCACGCGATGGAGCACGCGATGGACGCGAGGTTCGATCTGCGTGTGCCGATCAGCGTGGACTCGTCGATTGCGCCGACGTGGTTCGACGGCAAGTAG